In Saprospiraceae bacterium, the sequence AGTACCGACGGGCCGGATGATAATGTATTAAAAATAAAACCACCGATGACTTTTAGCCAGACCAATGCAGAAGAATTATTGTCCAGGATGGACCAAATATTGAGAGAAGCTCCCATGTTGATTTAATTGGTCCTATCTGCTCTTTATCGGGATCACCATTTTCAGAGCTGACCAGGTATCATCTACCGATGCCACTTTTACATCTACCAGGTCTAGTGCCAAAGCAGTAGCCCTGATCATATCTTCGTTTATTTCTGTTGGCTTTTTGGATGCTTTTTTATGCCAGGAGACCCAAATCATTCCATTGGATGCTATAATGCGTCTGCTTTTCTTTAAACCGGAAACCCGCCTTAAAAAAAAAAAAATATTTCCCCCGGGTCCCCGGGGGGGGGGGGGGGGGGGGGGGGAAAGGGCGGGCGGGCGGGGGAGAATTAATTCCAAAAAAAAAAAAATTTGGTGGGGGGGGGGGGCCCCCGCCGGCCAGCCCCCCCCCCGCCAAAAAACCGGGCCCCCCCCCCGGAAAAAAAAACCGAAAAGGGGGTTTTTTCCCCCGGGGGGGGGGGGGGGGGGGGGGGGGGGAGGGGCCGGCAGGGAGGGAATTCGGGGCCGTCTCCCCCCCCCCGCCCCCCCCGCGGGGGGGGGGGAAAGAAAAAAGGGGACGAAAAAAAGTGGGGGGGGGGCAAGGGGGGGGGGGAGGGCCACCCCGCGCGGGCAGCCCGCAAGTTAAAAATCTTCCAACTCCGCTGTTTTGTTGGTGTACAACCACACCAGATCATAGGATTTCCTGGTTTGAATGCTGGTATCAAAATGGATTGATTCTGTGGTTAACATTTGTACTATCATCTCAGGGGCTCCGGAGATCAATACCTGCTGTCCCGATTTGAAGCCAATCTTTTTGAGCAAAGGCGTATCATATTTTATGTGATCGGACATAATCAATGTTTTTCTGATGCATCTTATCCAAAAACGACTCGAAGGGAGAATACCCCCAGGAAATTCTCCAATCGACAATGTCCGGGACGACCAAACTGTCCAAATATCTTGTTGAGTGATCGATTCTGTTCAATATCTCCTTCGTAGTATAAGCTATAGTTCCGTGGCCTGGTACCATGGTCTCCACCTTACATTCCTTCAAGATTTTTTTTACAGTATCCATCGACTCGTGATAATGACCAATAGTGTCCTCAATAAATGGAAACTCCACATTGGACAGATAATCGCCTGCCACCAGCAAACCAAGCTCGGGCAATAGGCTAAAGAGGCCATCAGCAGTATGCCCCTGAGCCGCGTAGAACTTGATGTCTATTCCTCCTAGCCTGTATTCTGACTGGGTTTCGGGCCTTATGAGCATGTCCAGCTCAGGGTAACGGAGCGAGACTGATCTGTCTATATAATATTCATCATCTATAGCCCGCAGCTGAGCTAGCGATCTGGACTTATCCTGCCGCACCTCCATGAGATCTGACCCGATTTGAGTAAAACCTTCAAAATATGGCCGCCCTACGATATGATCATAATCTCCGTGCGTGTAAATCAAAAATTTGCCAAAATGAGAGACTTCTGGAATAGCTTCCTGAATGGACAATAGTTCATCCGGGGTATAAGCCGGATCCCAAATGACATCGGTCTGCGCATAATGACATGCCACAGAATTGAGCTGCCATAGGGTGCTTTGGAATACGCTGATGTGGTCTGAGACCTTAAAGGTTTTGATGGTTAAAATTAAGCATGAAAACCCATTTCTGCTTCAAAATCGCGATTTCACTAAAATATATTACTAAAAAAAAACATATTCTTTTTAAATAATATTTAACACATTACGAAAAAGTGTAATTTATAAAATAATGATCAGTAGTGCTTAACGATTATTAATTTTAACACAAGTGTATCATATTGTTATTTTACTGAATATCAAACACTTAATTAATGAATTTGGTACGGTTTTGGAAAATAGCCTGCTATGACATCAGACAAAATAATTTTAATCAAATTAACTATTGAATTTAAATCAAACACTTTCTAGAATGAAAAAGACAATTACCTTCCCAAGTTTGAAACGATGTTGGCTACCGGCGCTGCTAGCATTGTTTTACTCATTGAACTTGAGCGCACTAGAACCATGTAATCTTGTGTGTAACGATCATGTCAATGCATCCATGCCGGCTGACAATTGCGTACGCGATTTTTTCCCGGAAGATTTCTTGGAGAATCCTGATCCAGCTTGTACCAGTTATGCTGTTAAACTCAACTATCCTTATGGTACTGACAAGGTTTCAGGAGATACCAGTGTCAATCGCAGCCATATCGGTTACACCTTTATATATAGTGTATTCGATAAAAGCACTAAAAATAGCTGCTGGGGCTATGTAACCATTGAAGATAAAGCTGCTCCTCAACCTTTGTGTAAAAACGCAAAGGTATCCTGCTTTCAGGTAGCACGGCTCACTGAGATTGTAGGTGATGTCATAGACAATTGCGGTCAGTTAGGCGCTGCAGCCATTGAAAATCTACTTTGGACAGAATACGGTTGTACTGATCCACGAGGATTAGGCCGGGTCATCAGATCTATCCGTACCTGGGACGAGTGGGGCAACTCCTCTACTTGTACAGATACCCTGACGATCGGTAGAGATTCTCTAGAAAATATAAAGTGTCCAGACCTGATATCTTTAGGATGTCGGGTACTTTGCAAAAAAGTTGATAACACTAAATCAAATTCAGACAAAGCAAATTTTGATTTAATTCAGCTTTCAAGCGTTGAATCAAATGCCAACTACCCTACTCCTGCTTTTTTATTAAAACTTCAGCAGCGTGATACTTTTGGAGGCGCAAGAAAATGTGTTCCTGCAGGATTAAAAGTAGTTCCCTTTATATCTGATAGCGTGTTAGTAGTAAGAGCAGGTACTTGTTATAGAGTTGATTCTTGTGTAGCCATGTATCCTGCACCTGGTGGGTTCTGCAAAACCAGCCTTACCTGGAGAGATCAGGTTATCCCAATATGTGGTACCGGATTTAAAATCAGAAGAGAATGGCTCATCAATGACTGGTGCTCTGGCAGAGATACTGTCTGTGTACAGTATATCAAAGTAGAAGATAAAGAAAAACCAGTAATAAAATCTGATAGCAAATTATATTATTCAGCCAATACCGGCCCACACGATTGTTTTGCCAATGTAGCGATAGCTGCTTTGCTCGTCGATGATTGCGATCCTAATCCAAAACAAGAATATATCGCAGAATACGATCTCGGAGGTCATGGTGGAAAAATAGTCATTTTAAGTGGTACTCTACCTGCTACGCTTAAATTACCTGCCATCGTATCAGCCAAGGGTGGTAAAGTATATCATACAGTGAAAGTATCTATCTCTGACGCATGTCTTAATAGGACTGAGGCAGAGATCACGGTCAAAGTAAAAGATGTCACTCCTCCTAATCCTGTTTGTATCGAATATACACAGACTACAGTAGATCCTAGTACTTGTTGGGCAAGAGTTTATGCAGAAGATTTGGATCATGGTAGCAAGGACAATTGTTGTGATGTACTTCACTTTGCGGTCGCTCATATGGACACCATAGAGTTTTATCGCAAACAATGGACAGACTATTGGAATGCTAGCTGCAAATCCGATTATTGGAACCATAAAGCCTATTGGGACAAATGGTTGGAAAGATGGATCAACTGCTTTGTATTTGCAGATTATATCGATTTATCTGAGTGTGGTACTAACCAGGTAGTGTTGAGAGTATACGAAGCATGCGGAGTGCCTTTATATGATCCTCATGTATTCCCTTGTTCTAAACATGACTGGTTTGCTTACAATACATGGAGTATGTGCAGATTGTGGCACAACTACAAGTTCTTTGGTGTAAAAACTAAAGATTGCGACCGTGGATTTGGCCCCGTATGTGCGCCTACTCATTGGAAGCCAGGTACTTCACCTAATTTTTATACAGATTATTCTCCACTATATCCAAGTGCAGAGACTTATGCACAAAGTTGTGACTTCTATTTCCCTGAAGAAGAAGTACTAGTGCAAGTTGGTAATAATACTGATGGAGGCAATGCTCCTGGCAATACTTGTTCTGCCAGATTATACAGTGACTGCATGATCAATATTTTGGTAGACGACAAAACATTGCCTGTATGCCAGGAACCACAAGACAAGCTTGCATTCTGTGATGGGGTTTTAGGATACCAAAACGAATATGCCAATACGGCTTGCCATGATTATGATTACTCCACTGTAACTACCAAAGACCGTGCAACTTTTGGAACGCTCAATGACAATATTAAGGATAAGACTTGTGTTGACAA encodes:
- a CDS encoding MBL fold metallo-hydrolase, translated to MACHYAQTDVIWDPAYTPDELLSIQEAIPEVSHFGKFLIYTHGDYDHIVGRPYFEGFTQIGSDLMEVRQDKSRSLAQLRAIDDEYYIDRSVSLRYPELDMLIRPETQSEYRLGGIDIKFYAAQGHTADGLFSLLPELGLLVAGDYLSNVEFPFIEDTIGHYHESMDTVKKILKECKVETMVPGHGTIAYTTKEILNRIDHSTRYLDSLVVPDIVDWRISWGYSPFESFLDKMHQKNIDYVRSHKI